In Erigeron canadensis isolate Cc75 chromosome 1, C_canadensis_v1, whole genome shotgun sequence, a single window of DNA contains:
- the LOC122585792 gene encoding uncharacterized protein LOC122585792 encodes MSFIPSFFVLQTTPTSQYLSSGASGNLHWNGGFSTPGSMFAAEPSQRVSGAVHLRSNFNNRYWLPHQVGNRVVISATAVEAVDNTNDARCTLFAFVRHVTGWDSRVTYSFRVLNTRYSAPVFADPGGVTISWQATFFHLVDWETLALLPSQISLVSVDRRDHWATAWMLRRVNYLWFDTGRDIGDLRVALEVRPTLEASTYRILSLHFGRFLRNNDWIVVDADNNNTTPATVFGVLSLGGGEFTIRSLSNNRFCTPNGNTPYLRANSLTMTNQTRFRILERVLERTISDIDYRLQDARIHQVQNLEVTTAFATNNTNTPDQMAVTFTIEDSRTTTFRSTHSVTLSVTTTLNVTIIPVILTGTIETRAEYNFTQEWEETRTRTTTRSLEYRVMVPPFSRRRVTLVCREASCDVPYNYTQHDLLPDGRRISIRKDDGVFHGVNTFDFDVESSEGFEDALGRMYV; translated from the coding sequence atGTCGTTTATTCCAAGCTTTTTCGTGTTACAAACCACCCCTACGAGTCAATATCTGAGCTCAGGTGCATCAGGCAACCTGCATTGGAATGGTGGTTTTTCGACTCCAGGTTCAATGTTTGCTGCAGAGCCGTCACAACGAGTTAGCGGGGCAGTGCACTTAAGATCCAACTTCAACAACCGATATTGGTTGCCACATCAAGTCGGCAATCGGGTGGTGATTAGTGCAACCGCAGTTGAAGCCGTGGACAACACAAATGATGCCCGATGCACCCTTTTCGCTTTTGTGCGCCATGTTACGGGGTGGGATAGTAGAGTTACATACTCATTCAGGGTACTCAACACCCGATATAGTGCACCGGTATTTGCAGACCCGGGAGGTGTGACAATTTCCTGGCAAGCAACTTTTTTCCATTTGGTTGATTGGGAAACGCTGGCGTTGCTTCCTTCTCAAATCTCGTTGGTATCCGTGGATCGAAGAGACCACTGGGCTACCGCCTGGATGTTGAGAAGAGTTAACTACCTTTGGTTCGATACGGGGAGGGATATTGGAGACCTACGTGTCGCGTTAGAAGTCAGGCCTACTCTTGAAGCATCAACCTATCGTATACTTAGCCTACATTTTGGCAGGTTTCTGCGGAATAATGACTGGATAGTGGTTGATGCGGACAATAACAACACCACCCCGGCCACCGTATTCGGTGTTCTGAGTCTAGGCGGTGGGGAGTTCACTATTCGCAGTTTGTCCAACAACCGTTTCTGCACTCCAAACGGGAACACCCCTTATTTAAGAGCTAATAGTCTAACAATGACAAATCAAACACGGTTCAGAATTTTAGAGCGCGTCCTGGAAAGGACTATCTCAGACATCGATTACCGGTTACAAGACGCAAGGATTCATCAGGTGCAGAACTTAGAGGTTACAACCGCTTTCGCAACAAATAACACCAACACACCAGACCAAATGGCTGTCACCTTTACGATCGAAGACTCTCGCACCACTACTTTTAGGAGTACTCATTCGGTAACCCTTAGCGTAACGACAACGTTGAACGTCACCATTATTCCGGTTATTCTCACGGGGACAATCGAAACAAGAGCTGAATATAACTTCACGCAAGAATGGGAGGAGACAAGAACAAGAACCACTACGAGATCACTGGAATACAGAGTGATGGTGCCGCCATTCAGCAGACGAAGGGTGACACTCGTCTGTAGGGAGGCTTCTTGTGATGTGCCTTACAACTACACGCAACATGACCTTCTTCCCGACGGTAGACGGATTAGTATTCGCAAAGACGATGGGGTTTTTCATGGTGTCAACACCTTCGACTTTGACGTTGAATCCTCAGAAGGCTTTGAAGATGCCCTCGGGAGAATGTATGTGTAA
- the LOC122587104 gene encoding uncharacterized protein LOC122587104, protein MALLPSFFVMQATSGGPYLSVPEDLPASVPSGFLKFHEKQIWSPRAKFEAEQAKTGDGTLVNIRCCYNNKYLTVHKTDDDGYWVIASANEPQEDQTDPSCTLFQPQTGEQGRVCLFSVGMSKYATASTGGADDTDWADGLKISDSEKLDFNIIDWETLVVLPSQVSFKYEGKYLCSRVIETTPYLRFESGLEAEDPLVVHQLFPTSDGNYRIKDLNSGKFWREGPSKWILDDGVEADNETSTFSFVKITDGVFAVRSLGSKNFCGTGKPESLDDDEEEEEAAATETDDGELEGCLNASYQQITRETRLIVEERVAERDIFEITYRLSDARIYNKEDKQVAQAIASNYTNEKDTFTLTLSASGSNITKWTNDASVATPPGVKVNFKVTAVPVIATNDSIELSNQYIRDTHEWGVAETTEVQKEVTYATVVPPFTTVKVTLGCSKAACDVPFSYTQRDVLVNGEVMTTVKDDGMFFGVNHYGFYVVNNQVSTKGTIDDQSAN, encoded by the coding sequence ATGGCATTGCTTCCGAGCTTTTTCGTGATGCAAGCGACTTCCGGAGGCCCATACCTGAGCGTACCTGAAGATCTCCCGGCAAGTGTTCCATCGGGTTTTCTAAAATTCCATGAAAAACAAATCTGGAGTCCTCGTGCCAAGTTTGAAGCCGAGCAAGCCAAGACCGGGGATGGCACACTAGTCAACATAAGATGTTGCTACAACAACAAGTACTTAACGGTTCATAAAACCGACGATGACGGCTACTGGGTCATCGCGTCCGCAAACGAGCCACAGGAAGACCAAACAGACCCCTCATGCACCTTGTTCCAACCTCAAACAGGAGAACAAGGTCGTGTGTGTTTATTTAGTGTTGGGATGTCCAAGTATGCGACCGCCTCGACAGGCGGCGCAGATGATACGGACTGGGCAGACGGGCTCAAAATTTCGGATTCAGAGAAACTTGATTTCAACATCATTGATTGGGAAACACTAGTTGTGCTTCCATCTCAAGTTTCGTTCAAATACGAGGGCAAGTACCTTTGCTCTCGGGTGATCGAAACGACACCGTATCTTAGGTTCGAATCTGGACTGGAAGCCGAAGATCCGCTGGTGGTCCACCAGCTCTTCCCCACTTCTGACGGAAATTATCGCATAAAGGACCTCAACTCCGGAAAGTTCTGGAGGGAAGGTCCTTCCAAGTGGATACTGGATGACGGCGTCGAAGCTGACAACGAGACTTCCACATTCTCTTTCGTCAAAATAACAGACGGAGTCTTTGCTGTCCGCAGTTTGGGCAGCAAAAACTTCTGCGGTACTGGAAAACCCGAAAGTTTAGATgacgatgaagaagaagaagaagcagcaGCTACAGAAACCGATGACGGGGAATTAGAAGGCTGTTTAAATGCCTCGTATCAACAGATAACCAGAGAGACGAGGCTGATCGTGGAAGAGCGCGTGGCAGAACGCGACATCTTCGAAATCACGTACCGCCTCTCGGATGCCAGGATTTATAACAAAGAAGACAAACAAGTTGCCCAAGCTATTGCGTCAAATTACACAAACGAAAAAGACACATTTACCCTCACGTTATCGGCATCCGGATCAAATATCACCAAATGGACTAACGACGCGTCAGTAGCGACTCCTCCCGGAGTCAAGGTAAACTTTAAGGTTACGGCTGTTCCGGTTATCGCAACAAATGATTCGATCGAATTGTCAAATCAATATATACGCGATACACATGAATGGGGAGTGGCTGAAACAACGGAGGTTCAGAAAGAAGTAACTTACGCTACTGTGGTGCCACCGTTTACGACAGTGAAGGTGACGCTGGGCTGTTCGAAGGCGGCTTGCGATGTGCCGTTTTCGTACACCCAACGTGATGTGCTTGTAAACGGAGAGGTCATGACCACCGTCAAGGATGATGGGATGTTTTTCGGCGTTAACCATTACGGTTTTTATGTTGTCAACAACCAAGTGTCCACGAAAGGTACGATTGATGATCAATCTGCCAACTAA
- the LOC122587113 gene encoding uncharacterized protein LOC122587113: protein MSFIPSFFVLQTTPTSPYLNCSGTSGNLQFDGGFSSPGSMFAVEPSQKNGSGRVHIRSTLNNKYWVQHQNRDGLWVISAIADEPVDDPSDPKCTVFGYQRSSMRDTAYAFTTFATSNFRFVSPNANRLTAMASAPFLFHLVDWETLALLPSQISLVSVDRRDHWATAWMLRRVNYLWFDTGRDIGDLRVALEVRPTLEASTYRILSLHFGRFLRNNDWIVVDADNNNTTPATIFGVLSLGGGEFTIRSLSNNRFCTPNGNTPYLRANNLTMTNQTRFRILERVLERTISDIDYRLQDARIHQVQNLEVTTAFATNNTNTPDQMAVTFTIEDSRTTTFRSTHSVTLSVTTTLNVTIIPVILTGTIETRAEYNFTQEWEETRTRTTTRSLEYRVMVPPFSRRRVTLVCREASCDVPYNYTQHDLLPDGRRVSIRKDDGVFHGVNTFDFDVESSEGFEDALGRMYV from the coding sequence atGTCGTTTATTCCAAGCTTTTTCGTGTTACAAACCACCCCTACGAGTCCATATTTGAACTGCTCGGGTACATCAGGCAACCTGCAGTTCGATGGGGGTTTTTCGAGTCCAGGTTCCATGTTTGCTGTAGAGCCATCACAAAAAAACGGTAGCGGGAGAGTGCACATAAGATCCACCTTAAACAACAAGTATTGGGTCCAACATCAAAACAGGGACGGACTGTGGGTGATTAGTGCAATCGCAGATGAACCGGTGGATGACCCATCTGATCCCAAATGCACCGTTTTCGGTTATCAGCGCAGTAGCATGCGGGATACAGCATACGCATTCACTACATTCGCCACCAGTAATTTTAGATTTGTAAGTCCGAATGCGAATCGCTTGACCGCAATGGCGAGCGCGCCATTTCTTTTCCATTTGGTTGATTGGGAAACGCTGGCGTTGCTTCCTTCTCAAATCTCGTTAGTATCCGTGGATCGAAGAGACCACTGGGCTACCGCCTGGATGTTGAGAAGAGTTAACTACCTTTGGTTCGATACGGGGAGGGATATTGGAGACCTACGTGTCGCGTTAGAAGTCAGGCCTACTCTTGAAGCATCAACCTATCGTATACTTAGCCTACATTTTGGCAGGTTTCTGCGGAATAATGACTGGATAGTGGTTGATGCGGACAATAACAACACCACCCCGGCCACCATATTCGGTGTTCTGAGCCTAGGCGGTGGGGAGTTCACTATTCGCAGTTTGTCCAACAACCGTTTCTGCACTCCAAACGGGAACACCCCTTATTTAAGAGCTAATAATCTAACAATGACAAATCAAACACGGTTCAGAATTTTAGAGCGCGTCCTGGAAAGGACTATCTCAGACATCGATTACCGGTTACAAGACGCAAGGATTCATCAGGTGCAGAACTTAGAGGTTACAACCGCTTTCGCAACAAATAACACCAACACACCAGACCAAATGGCTGTCACCTTTACGATCGAAGACTCTCGCACCACTACTTTTAGGAGTACTCATTCAGTCACCCTTAGCGTAACGACAACGTTGAACGTCACCATTATTCCAGTTATTCTCACGGGGACAATCGAAACAAGAGCTGAATATAACTTCACGCAAGAATGGGAGGAGACAAGAACAAGAACCACTACGAGATCACTGGAATACAGAGTGATGGTGCCGCCATTCAGCAGACGAAGGGTGACACTCGTCTGTAGGGAGGCTTCTTGTGATGTGCCTTACAACTACACGCAACATGACCTTCTTCCCGACGGTAGACGGGTTAGTATTCGCAAAGACGATGGGGTTTTTCATGGTGTCAACACCTTCGACTTTGACGTTGAATCCTCAGAAGGCTTCGAAGATGCCCTCGGGAGAATGTATGTGTAA